The Halomonas elongata DSM 2581 DNA segment GGTCGCTTCGGGACTCGGCTGGCCCTTGACCAGGGCCAGGTGATGCGCGCCCTGGATGCTATCCCGGAAGACGTGCAGGGTCAGCTCTCCATGCGGCGTCTGTACAGGCATGGCTTCCACGGGCTCGACGGTCTGCTCGTTGTGGATGCGGTAGTGAATCAAATCGGCAATGGTGCCGATCTTCAGGCCATGCTCCTGGGCGAAGCGCTCCAGCTCCGGCCGCCTGGCCATGCTGCCATCCTCGTTCATCACCTCGCAGATGACCCCGCTGGGATCCAGCCCGGCCAGGGCAGACAGGTCGCAGGCCGCCTCGGTGTGACCGGCACGCCGCAGCACACCGCCCGGCTCGGCCATCAGCGGGAAGATGTGGCCAGGCTGGACGATATCCTCGGACTTGGCATCACGCGCTACCGCCGCCTGCACCGTACGCGCCCGATCGGCAGCCGAGATGCCGGTCGTCACGCCCTCGGCCGCCTCGATGGAGAGGGTGAACTTGGTACCGAAACCTGAGCCGTTGTCGTTGACCATCAAGGGCAACTGCAGGCGTTCGCAACGCTCGCGCGTCATCGGCAGGCAGATCAGCCCGCGAGCATGACGCGCCATGAAGTTGATGTGCTCGGCCTCGACCTTCTCCGCGGCCATGATGATGTCGCCTTCATTCTCGCGATCCTCATCATCCATCAGGATCACCATCCGCCCTTGGCGGATATCCTCGATCAGCTCGGGAATGGGGGAAAGGCCCCCGGAAGATGAGTGCACCATGGAGTCTCCGTAATTGAGCGTGGCGGCTGTCGCATCGGGAAGACGCGTGGGTCGCCATCGGGCGTCGCCCGACTCGAAACCGCGTCAGGGTACCGTGGCAGGAACGCCGGCGCCAGTAAATCGGCTCGTGGATGCAGCAGGCGTGGCGTCAGGACGACGCCACAGCCGGGTCGCACCGACGGGGAACGGCGGTGATCCGCCAGTCGTCACCGACGGCACGGATATCGCGGATATCCAGCGGTCGCTGCTCGTCCATGCGCGTCAAACCCGGCAGTTCGAAAAGTGGCCGGGCCTCGCCGCCGAGCAGGGTCGGCGCCACGAACAGTTGCATCTCATCGACCAGGCCGGCATCCAGCATCGCACCGGCCAGGGTGGCGCCCGTCTCCAGAAGCACTTCATTGGCCTCCTCGTGACTGGCCAGATAGGACAACAGCGCTTCCAGATCGACACGACCGCCCTCTTCCGCCGGCAACACCACGACCTCGGCCCCGGCCTGCTCCAGCTTCTCACGATGCTCATCATCGTGCCCGTCCACCGTCGCCACCAGGGTACGCCCCGGTTCGCGCAGGCAGGCCGCCGCCAGCGGCAGGCGCAGGCGGGAATCCACCACCACGCGCATCGGCTGGCGGCTGGCGATCGCCTCGGCATTGTCCAGCTCGAGTTGCTCGGCGCGCACGGTGAGCCGCGAGTTGTCGAAGATGACCGATTCGACGCCGGTCATCACCACGCTCGAACGCGCCCGCAGGCGCTGAACCTCACGCCGGGCGCAGGGGCCGGTAATCCACTGGGACTCCCCGGAGCGCATCGCCGTGCGGCCATCGAGACTCATCGCCATCTTCATGCGCACGAAGGGACGCCCCCTGGCCATGCGCGCAATGAAACCGGAATTGAGCGCATGGGCCTCGGCTTCGAGCACGCCCTCCTCGACCTCGATGCCCGCCTGGCGAAGACGCTCGATGCCGCGCCCGGCCACCTGGGGGTTGGGATCACGCATGGCCACAACCACCCTGGCCACCCCAGCCTCGACCAGCGCCACCGCGCAAGGGCCGGTTCGCCCCTGGTGGGAACATGGCTCGAGGGTCACATAAGCCGTGGCACCCCGCGCCGCTTCCCCGGCGTTGCGCAAGGCATGGATCTCGGCATGGGGCTCGCCGGCACGCTCATGCCAGCCTTCGCCGATGACTCGCCCTTCCTTGACCAGGACACAACCGACACGAGGGTTGGGCGCGGTGGTATAGAGCCCATGGCGAGCCAGCCGGAGCGCGCGCGCCATCCAGCGTTCGGGCGGTGTAGGCGACATCATGATTCTCCCGATTCGTCCGGACGAAAACTGGGCTCCTGGGCCAGGCGATCGATTTCGGCGCGAAATTCATCGATGTCCTGAAAACTGCGATACACGGAAGCGAAGCGAATGTAGGCCACCTGATCGAGACGCTTCAGGGC contains these protein-coding regions:
- the ribBA gene encoding bifunctional 3,4-dihydroxy-2-butanone-4-phosphate synthase/GTP cyclohydrolase II: MVHSSSGGLSPIPELIEDIRQGRMVILMDDEDRENEGDIIMAAEKVEAEHINFMARHARGLICLPMTRERCERLQLPLMVNDNGSGFGTKFTLSIEAAEGVTTGISAADRARTVQAAVARDAKSEDIVQPGHIFPLMAEPGGVLRRAGHTEAACDLSALAGLDPSGVICEVMNEDGSMARRPELERFAQEHGLKIGTIADLIHYRIHNEQTVEPVEAMPVQTPHGELTLHVFRDSIQGAHHLALVKGQPSPEATTTVRVHLVNVMRDLLSLQKGEHDSWAAHEAVAEIAKAEHGVFVLLDDGRPRQDLHELLDLFLERRRAPRTTDSDGAGNYLTIGTGSQILRDLGVGRMRLLSSPWRFSALSGFDLEVVERVEPGETSTHNDEGGI
- the ribD gene encoding bifunctional diaminohydroxyphosphoribosylaminopyrimidine deaminase/5-amino-6-(5-phosphoribosylamino)uracil reductase RibD, producing MSPTPPERWMARALRLARHGLYTTAPNPRVGCVLVKEGRVIGEGWHERAGEPHAEIHALRNAGEAARGATAYVTLEPCSHQGRTGPCAVALVEAGVARVVVAMRDPNPQVAGRGIERLRQAGIEVEEGVLEAEAHALNSGFIARMARGRPFVRMKMAMSLDGRTAMRSGESQWITGPCARREVQRLRARSSVVMTGVESVIFDNSRLTVRAEQLELDNAEAIASRQPMRVVVDSRLRLPLAAACLREPGRTLVATVDGHDDEHREKLEQAGAEVVVLPAEEGGRVDLEALLSYLASHEEANEVLLETGATLAGAMLDAGLVDEMQLFVAPTLLGGEARPLFELPGLTRMDEQRPLDIRDIRAVGDDWRITAVPRRCDPAVASS